The Variovorax sp. PMC12 genome segment GCGCCGTCGAGCGCCGCGTGCTGGCGGTGCGCGATGCCCACGCGCCGCGTGAGCCTGGGGCTCACCGGCAGGATCTGCATGCGGTCGCCGCGCACGTTGTCGGTGCTCTGCTGCAGCGGCAGCAACGCCGCGCCATAGCCGGCCGCCACCAGGCTGCGGATGGCGGCGTCGTAGTTGAGCTCGATGCGCGCACGCGGCGCAAAACCCGCCTCGGCAAACCACTCCATCGTGAGCCGGTACATGTGCGTGGTGGCTTCGTTGAAGATCAGCGGCTGCGCCGCCAGCCAGGCCGGCGTGACGCGCTTCGGCGCCTTCCAGCGCGGGGGCACGAAGGCCATCATGGGCTGTTCGCACCACGGCGTGACGACGATGCCGCGCACCGGCGGCTGCGGAATCGCGACCAGCCCGATGTCGAGCGTGCCGGCGGCCAGCCGCTCCATGGCCTCGTAGGAGCCGCGGATGCTCACCTCCACGTCGATGCCCGAATGCTCCGCGCCCAGCGCCTCCAGCACCTGCGGCAGCAGGTCGACCAGCACGCCGGTGGAGGTGCCCAGCCTCACCCGGCCGGTGCGGCCCTCGGCCTGGCGCTTGACGGCTTCCACGGCGTCGTCGGTGTCGCGCAGCAGCTTGCGCCCGCGCTCGACCAGTGCGGCGCCGGCGGCGGTCGGCGTGATGCGGCGGTTGCCGCGCACCACCAGCGGCGCCTCCAGCCGCGACTCGAGTTCGCTGATGTGCAGGCTCACCGTCGGCTGCGCCAGGTGCAGCGCCTTGGCCGCGGCCGAGAAGGTGCCGAGGTCGACGATGGCGATGAGGGTGCGCAGTTGGTCGAGGTTGAGTTGTCGCATCGGGTCGCCGTGTTGGGGGTGAAGGATCGCGCCATCAGCAAAGCTGATTGCAAGCCTCAGGATTCTCAACTTCCACAATATCACGCACCGCCGGAAGATGAGCGCTCCCAACCAAGGAGCCCATCGTGACCGCGCCGAAGCCATCGACTTTTCACCAACGCCTGATCCATGCCCTGCGCGGCTGGCGCCGCCGCGTGGTGAATCGCCGCCGCGCGCGCGCCGACATGCGGCACCTGGCCGGCATGAGCGAGCACGAGCTGCGTGACCTGGGCATCGGGCGCAGCGAAGTGCCGGAGCTGCTGGACCGCCACCGCTACTGAGCCGCTGCGGCGCTTTTTCTTCAGGTATCGCGCCGGTTTTGAGGTTCAATCCGGGGCGTGCCCAAGCCCTCTCTTCTCTCCATCGAACTCACTTCGCCGCAGTCGGTCAATGGCCGGCGCGCGGCTTTCCAGTCGCTCTGGCTGCTGGTGCGCATGCAGCACGCCCACGAAGCCGGCACCGGCGTCGTGCGGCTGGCCGACCTGCGCGGCGAAGTCTCCGACGCCAGCACGCTGCGCATGGTCGTGAGCCGCGCGTTCCGCGACTTCAAGGCCTGGAACATCGAGGTCGGCTGGGGCGAAGACACGCTGCGCGAGCCGCGCTTCCTGAATGCCGAGCGGCGCAGCCAGGGCCCGTTCTGGCTGCCGTCCGCCGAAGCCAGGCGCGTGCGCGTGCTGGTGGAAGGCCGCGCGGCCACCGCCGCCGAGGTGGCGTCGTTCCTCGGCTTGCGCGCGCGCAAGTCGCAGGCCGCGGCCGGCTCGCCGCCGCCCGACGCGGTGCACCTGCAGGACGCGGCCTTCTGGAAGCAGCTGGTCGCCTCCCAGCAGGCGGCGCGGCAGGGCCGGCTGATGGCGCCGGTGGCCGGCATGAACGCCGGCGATGCGAGTGCCAGCGGCCAGCCGGCCAGCGCGCTCGAATCGATACGCCTGGCCGGCACGCTGGCCGCCACCGATTTCCAGCGCGCGCTGGTCACGCTCAACGAGGCCATGCTGTGGCGCCGGCTCGGCGACAACGAGCAGGCACGGCGCCGGCTGCAGGCGCTGAAGAAGCAGCGGCTGGCGCATCACGTGGCGGGCAACGACTACCTCGGCGCGATGGAATGCATCGTCGCCGCATGGTGCGCCTACACCGCGCGCGACCTGCCGCTGGCGCAGTCGCTGCTGGGCGGCATGGCCGACGACGCGGCGCGCGGGCTGGTGCTGCGGCACCACCCCGACGTGCGCTTCGAGTGGTGCAACCTGTGGGCGCTGGTGTGCCGCTCGCGCGCGCTCGGGCTCTCGGCCGACGACAAGCCGGCCGCCGCGGCGCTCGCCGAAGAGTCGCTGCGCCGCTTCGGCGAGGCGCTGGCGGCGGCGTTCGAGTCGCATTCCTTCGACGCGGCGCAGCACGTGGCCGCCAACATGGGCATGGCCGCATGGCTGTTCGACCGCGTGGGCCTGTCGGACCTGCCCGCGCTCGCGCAGGACGGCAACACCGACACCACCCGCCGCGCAGTGCAGTGGATCGCCTTCTCCGAATGGCTGTGCGGCCACACCGACGGCCAGGGCCGCTCGGCGTGGAACGCGATCTACCTGATGCGCATCGCGCGCGGCCACTGCCGGCCCGAGAAACAGCCCACGCTTGCGCAGTTCCGCGCGCAGAAGCCGCTGGACCCGGCCGCCATGTCGAAGCTCGCGGGCCCGCTGGCCGATGCCTTCGACGCGACGAACTGGCCCGCGCGCTGGGTGCAGGTGGCGCAGGCGCGGCTGGCCGACCACCAGGCCGGCCGTCGCCGCTACCCGGGCCTGCAGCATTGCAGCCTGCTGTTCGAGCACGCCTGGTACGCCGCGCATGCCGGCGAACTGAAGGCCGCGGAGCAATCGCTCGCCCTGCTGCGCGAGGCGCTGCCGCAGCTGGTGCCGAGCGACCGCGCCTACTTCACCGAATCGTGGAACGACACGCTGCCGGCCGAACTGGTGCTGGAGGCAAAGCCGCCGCGCCGGCCGGCTGCGCGAAAGAAAAACGCGTCCTAGACTTCGGGGTCCGACCATGCCCGACAACTCCCACGAACCCATCGACCTGGCCGCGCACCGCGAGCGCCGCGCCCGGCAGCAGCAACAGCGTGCCGCGGAGCAGGCCACGCGCGACGCGGCCTCGGCGTCCGCGTCCGAACCGGGCCCCGGCGAAGTGCCCTGCATCCGCTGCGGCGAGCCGATCTTCGGCTACGTGCTGCGCTGCCCCTATTGCGGCGTGCATTTCAGCGGCCGTGCCGAAGACTTCGCGCCCAGGGAAGGCATGTCGCGGCGAACGAAGGCGCTGGTCGTGCTGGTTGCCGTGGCGCTGCTGCTGGCAGGCCTGAGTGACGACATCGCCGCCCTGTGGTGGCGCATGAAGTAAGTCGCGTCGCCGCCCGTCAGCGCGGTGCGGCGGTCGACTGGCGCACCACCAGTTCCGGGCGCAGCACCACGGTCGATGCCGACATCGATCGGCCGTCGATCTCGTCGAACAGCATCTCCGCCGCGCGCCAGCCCAGTTCGCGGTGCGGCAGGCGGATGGTGGTGAGCGGCGGGTCGACCATGTCGACCAGCGGCATGTCGTTGTGGCCGGTGATGGAAATGTCCTGCGGCACGCGCAGCCCGGCCGCGCGCAGCGCGTCGTAGGCGCCCAGCGCGACGAGGTCGTTGCAGCACACCACCGCCTGCGGGGCCGCGCCG includes the following:
- a CDS encoding LysR family transcriptional regulator produces the protein MRQLNLDQLRTLIAIVDLGTFSAAAKALHLAQPTVSLHISELESRLEAPLVVRGNRRITPTAAGAALVERGRKLLRDTDDAVEAVKRQAEGRTGRVRLGTSTGVLVDLLPQVLEALGAEHSGIDVEVSIRGSYEAMERLAAGTLDIGLVAIPQPPVRGIVVTPWCEQPMMAFVPPRWKAPKRVTPAWLAAQPLIFNEATTHMYRLTMEWFAEAGFAPRARIELNYDAAIRSLVAAGYGAALLPLQQSTDNVRGDRMQILPVSPRLTRRVGIAHRQHAALDGATLSVLKVLTAFRQA
- a CDS encoding DUF1127 domain-containing protein — encoded protein: MTAPKPSTFHQRLIHALRGWRRRVVNRRRARADMRHLAGMSEHELRDLGIGRSEVPELLDRHRY